The Oryza brachyantha chromosome 6, ObraRS2, whole genome shotgun sequence region CTGCACGcgagccgccgccatggccggccggGGTGGTGGCTGTGGTGAGTGGATGGATGCAGAGACGGGAGGATCGATGTGAGGGAACACGAAAGCAGACAAGCGTAGACGAACCTGGGTGCGGCGGCGCCTTCTCGCACTCGAGCGCGAGGCGGACGAGGCCGGAGGCCATCTCCCTGACGAGGGCGCCGGTGGAGTAGCCGGCGAGCTCGAGCATCATCGCCGGCGTGGCGCGCGGGTCGGTCTGCAGAGCGAGGTGCACGCGGCCCCGGAGCCTGCCGAAGATGgtgccggtgagcacccgcgcCGACCCGGCAGCacccccgcgcccgcgccgcgcgcgcgccagcACGGACAGGACCGCCGCCCTCAGCCGCGCCAGcgcctcccctctcttccTAGGCGACGGGCCCACGGACGGCGTCGACAGGTACGGCGTCGACACGAAGAAGAAGTCCTCCTCGCCCTCCATCTCCTCCCcgtcgacgacgtcgccgccgtagTCAGCTCCcatctgcgccgccgccgccgccgcgagcggcTGTCGGCCGTGCCGCGCTCTGCTGTTCCAGCCCCGCTTCCCGAATAGCCACTGGAggccacctcctccgcgcgcggcggcggcggcgttaaCGGGGCTCTtggcggaggaggggagaggcgagggcgagggcgagggagAGAAGTGCCTTGCCATGGCGGCGtcgctcatgcatgcatgggagtCCACGATTATATGCAAGTGAAGGTGAAGCAGCGGCTGGCTTAGCTGGGTAGGTAGCAGCTTTGGCACAACAATCTCGCTTAAGCTTTAGCTAGTTATAGCTGGGTGCTTTTGGCAGGCAGAGTTTGGGACGCCGGCCGGCTTGCATAAATACTAATGTCTCCGTCCCAATATGTCATTTCTACAGCGCAATGGTTTGTAGCCCAGTGGTTACAAGGGTCTTAGTAGTATCTGAGTTCTTGTATTTGACTTCTTGTTATTGCGAATATTCCAGAATTCTAACGGCTTTGTGTGCTTTTAGGGGTCGACGCCGCATGAATGCATTCTTAGAGAAAAGCGTGCGTTGTGAGCGTCTGATTTATActatgttctaaaaaaatatcatttctaAATAGTTTAGTAGggattaaagttaaaaagaaaatatttcgaTGTTTTATAGtgtgttcttaaaaaaatgttatttctaaattgtttagtagggattaaagttaaaaagaaaatattttgatgcaTTATACTgtgttctcaaaaaaaattgtcatttctaaattatttagcagggattaaagttaaaaagaaaatatttcaatgCTCGTTGTTAAATGAGAAATAGATAGAGGTGGAGCGTACCTAGGATAAAATGTAGGTACAAAATGAACgaattttaatagaaaacGATTGATGAAATAAGCAATCCAAATATTATAAgcgtttatattttaaaacggatcAAGTACTCTCTTAGTCCATGCtccaataaaaaactaaaaaaatgttttagagCTCAAAACAGAAGCTATGAAAACTGGTGGAATCTAATcgttgaagaaaagaaattagatgaaaaaaattgatggtaGAAGCTTACGATTGGTTAGACagatgatatatatgtttaagttattatatttttaacacaaaCTTAAATGATACAAGTTATTCACCCTCATTTTTCGCTTTTTTCCTtaaaagccaaattttaaatctttaatttagagttgattttgagtttttctatcatagtttaattttttagccttcgtttttatatcgctaagaccatcttatataaaatttttatctataaaatattttttatttataaatatgctcgaaaaaactaaaaatcatACTATTGTATTCCCATTATATTTGATATGAAGAGAGGCAGGAGAAAGAATATGCAGGCACAGAGCAGAGgggaggtgagagagagatgatggtgatgggtggtggtgggcggagcaGGCAGACCAACATCTACCAAATGGACCAAATTAATCAGAAATTATTCCTTCTAGCAAGAATGGGTGCAAGCAAAAGGCAAAACATAATTAAGGCGGGGTGTTGACGATACAAGCCAAAATGATTATCTgaccttgtttgttttctaacTGTTTTtcgagagaagaggaggagacaGGGCATTGGCATTGGCATTAGGAGGAGAGACGAGTGACGTGCGTGCGACACTGACAGTGTTTTTACTGCTCCTCTTTAaaacgtaagatgtttaatttttttttaatatttgatcatttgttttatttaaaaatatggaaatattatttattttgcttatgacttcttttattattaaaataacttacgacttgtcattttttatatttgtactaaatttttgaataaaacgaatagtcaatcGTTGTAACcgaaaaagttaaacatcttatattatgaaacggaggtagtatatcaAATGCAAGCACAGATTCGTGTCACGCGCGCGTAGACGTTTGTTCGCAATGGCGGGACCAATAtctcaaaaaaggaaaatcgtAGATAGAGAATACATTTGTGTTATTAagcttttttaaaattataataattttagtgtaaatttaaAGCCATTTAGAAGCAAAGCCACTACTCGGCTCCTCCAAGACACTAGCGGATACAGGATCCGAAAGCCGGAGCATAGGGCTGGCTACCTTCTTGTTTTTCTAGCTcatctcttcttccttctctctccctctcctctattttttatgagaGGATCCAACATATAGGGGGCTTTCAatcacatatttttcaaatactatAAACAACCAGTGTAATGGTAAAACTGGCTTTCATGTAATAAGTCCTTATCGGTGGAGTACGGGTCCTATGTCAAAGCAAAATGTACTCGGTCGACGTTATATCCTCTGAACTGTGTACacgtgtaaattaattaattaaccacgtAAGTAAACATCCCATCACAACGAAGGGTCGATGCTGCTGCATGCTGAAAGCGATAAGAGTTAATATCATGATAACAATAATAAGGTTTCGTCAATATCGTGTCCCAGAAGATGCACGCAGAGTGGAATTCCGTTCTGTTCTAcgtgtttaatttttttttaatgtcgtCAATAGTGTGGCGCCAATGGATTATGGATCCATTTCTGAGATCATCCAGAAATGAGATTAGCAGATGACCATGGCTGGATGCCACCTAATGTATGAGCGATGCTGCAAcgtattttaaaattagagtACTAGTCATGATTAATCACCCAtggcattatatatatttagacagCATTGCATGAGTATATATGGATCAATAATTATTGTCTCATCATGCATGAAAAGTACGCATGATTGCTACATATcagcatcatttattttatttttgttcccCCTTTTTTTTAGTAAAGTCATATCTCGCAGTCTCACATTGCAGAACCAGCCGGCTGTAGGAAGAAACTTTGCTGTACCAATACCTTATATCAACTAAATTAAAACTAGTAGATGCAAAGGATAGTCAATAAATAAGTACAGTAGAATATGTCACTATAAAGAGTGGTATTATACCAGTAGTTGTATTAGAATAATTAATGGCACTCTCATTAATATATACCCTTTACCATACTGCTTACTATGAGGATCTTCAAAATTGAATTAGATAACTGTTGCAACTAAGCTGCCAACATATGCATGTTATTAAGATTAGTGGAAGGCAAAGGAATGGCcgcataatatatatacaagttgaTGCTTCAGTTTGATTTTAACACAGAGAAATGGTCAGAGAAAaccccaagaaaaaaaaaactcgaagTTCATCCCAACTTGCAACATCTTATATCGATTGTTCTTGGTCTAATCCATGATGCAAGCTTAGTAAGACAAAGAGAGAATCACCACTTTATAGTACGTAGTTGATTCCAATCGTAGCACATTATCAGCTCCATCttgtttctgcttatatttgtaaactaaattttgagtttttaatttaaatttagagtagactttgaaaaaaatttcatcatagtttattttacaactttgatttttagatcactaaaaatttatatataaaagttttatttataaattaatttttatttataaatatatcgtttgttttttcctaaatAAGCCAAACCATCAACCCCATATATACTTCAAGTATCTTTCTGTCTATGTTGCCAAAGAACACAGCAACGTGGTCCTATTGTGTATTTTAGCAATAAAGTCATTGTTGCCTCTAGTCATCAAGATCAAGAAAGACCAAGATGTTTGGACCTTTGGCTTTGGGTGTATACATAGTTTCCTTGCCATCTTAGCTATTGTATTGAAGTAGAAAAATACAGAGTACACCATTGGTGAGTTAAACTTTtcattgatttgatttgaaagTATTCCTCTTGGATTCCACacggtttctttttttttcccctataTATACAACAAGATGATCAAAGCATCTCGAATTCTCCACGGTTTCTATGGTTTGATGTGGATTTCAAGTTTGCCACAGGTTCTACGCAGTGGTTTTGCGTGGTTtgcaaaatgatatatattttttctacaaacaGTAGcacatattataatagaagCATATCCTAGTTTGTGTTCACTAAATTAGGTCACATGGAAGGCACAGCACAAACAACTCCAGCAACCCGGACCATGGAAAACCAATGCCAACTTTTAACCCTCTGCAGAATGTGCCACTGGAGATAACACCATCACGCATCAAAAGACAAAATTCCGGCCATACGCCGCAGGTTTTACAGTCTGTCGTGGttgccatcatcatcatcatatatGCATGGCCTGCAAAAGAAGCAAAgctgggggaaaaaaaaggcagagcAAAACAGAGGAAAGAGGAGGCAGGACAAAAGCCTAGCTTCTCAGTGTAGCAGCAGCATGCATATAGGCACATAGGCAGGGCATGAATGAACATGCCTGATCCAAGGAAAGGAAAGCATGCAGCAGACATCAAGCAAAAGGCAGGCTGTTGGCAGGTTTTGGCTCCAGAATTTGCCGTGCTTTGTGCCTTTCATTTCATATGGACGGACAGCTTGCATTTCGGGCGAAAGATAAAGGAGATCTAGAGAACAGTCGCCATCTTCCCATCTGTCCCCCCTAGACCCTCGAGTCACTCCTTTACTTTCGTAGCTTTCTTTGGAAACAATAGTTTTACAATATTACACATTTGTTATGCACAAATGAAGTAATAAGTCTGTCTCAGAAAAGAAGTATGCTACCATGAGGTAAAAATGTTTGTATTCTACAGTTTCATCAGCAATAAGGGGCTACAGAGCACAGAGAAGCAGAAGAGATGTAGAGTAGTCATCTGAAGCCATGAGGCGGCAGCTTCCAAACAGCTGGCAGATATCAGATTGTTCAGCAGTTGATATGGTACAGATCAGCTACATGTTTTGCTCACCTcctgtggtggtggtgcctaTCATACCTGTCCCTGGAGTGTTGCGATGACGTCTCCGAGCTTGGGCTGTAGTGGCTTGAGTATTGTCGGCTTGAATATGCAGTCGGCGTCCAGGCACCATCATCAGTTGGCAAATTTTCATATCCCGAAGAGCTTCTCCGTCCTCTATCTGGGTAAGACCTTCCATGACTGGGGCTTGCTGGTCCATAGTCATAGGAGTGATATCTCGATGAATACCGATCAGCACCAGGAGGGTCTCTATCACGTTTTCTCAAATCTGAGGAATGAAGACGCCCTGAGTACTGAGGGGGTGTGCTGTCCCAGAGCCAATGGTCACCATTCTCTGGAACAGGGCCATTTATTCCAGGGAATTCCACCGTCTCCCTTTTCCGAGGCGAGAATGCTTCGCCTTGATCTGGAAGCTCTCCCTCCTCATATTCTTCTGTTATGTCCTCATCTCCAAATATGGTGATACCAGAGGGTTTGTCCTCTTCATCAACCACTTCTAAAAATCACAATGACAGAAAAAACACTCAGAAAACCAAGATATTAAGGGGGCAGAGGGACAGAGGAAGCCACGTATAAGCATAGACAGCATCAAGTTTCTTAAACATACACAAAGAAAAACTGTAAGAATGAGTTCTCTGCTGGGATGCTTGGGCAAAAAATTGTCAAGTTGACCTTACCAAGGTAACCTGGAGGATAACCCAGTTCACGCATTCTGTGCAGCCACGGAGGTGGATCATTTTCCTGCAAGATTTATGAAAACCAGAGAAAATTTTAGGAAGCTAAATAATAAAAGCACAGGCGTCATTTGTTTGGAGAACCTTCAGCATTCAAAATGACAGGCTAACATATCGAATTCTAAAGAACCATCCTGTCTATGTAATCACTTTTTTGCAGGCTAATATAATCACTTAACCCTCAGTAAAAATGTCATTGCACAACTGGTACACCAATGGCGGCTGAGTTAAATATTACCATTTTTCCCAGCAGCTTACTACAGAACAACTTGCAGCTTAAGAATGGTCATAGAATAACTGTATCGAACATGGAAATTCATAGCAGAAGAATTTAACTTTCAAAAATGATCAACAGAACCACTAGATATGAAACTTGGATTGACACATATTGCTATTTAATGAACTAATGGTTTTCAGTTCATGAATATCCTTTATTATATCATTAACTTAAACAAGCACAAAGCCAAATTGTTAGGCCTTTAAACTCATTTGTCTCAACTTATCTGAAGATTGATATGCTGGAAAACAATATAACAAACTAGAAGGCCATCCAAAACCAATAAAATCCAAGCATTAACTGTTATAAGAAATCATAAATTACCCTGATACCCAAGCATTCTCTCGTCTCAGGTCCAAGAACTCCTGGTCTCAGATCATCAAATTTCCCAGGAGTTTTCACATAGTAACGATTTTGTCCACGATTAACATTAGATATGTTCCTTTTCAAATTGTGTTGCTTGCGTGCATTGTTAATTGCAGCATTGTCACGAGGCTTAGGGCATTCCTTCAGAGCATGACTATAAGACCCACAGTTGAAACAGCGAGAATCATCTTTATCTGCTCtgctgttaaaaaaaaagaacttcaaGTGAGAATCCATGTCAAACTATTATTGTGACACAAGGATAGATCACCGCAAGGTGAGTGCCAAATGTGAAGTAACTATGAGTCTGAGCAATGctcacaaggaaaaaaaatgctagacAGAGTTCATGTCCtgacaaagaaaaaagtgAAGTAAAAACACATTATAATGATGGATAAAAactattgataaaaaaatacatgcagGGAGACAAGATTTCAACTCCCAACTCATTTCATTTTCCAGATAGTAGAGCATGAATAATTTATTTGCATGAAAGCCCATATTATCCGTGAACATTTGTGCAACGTTAGTTTTGCTTCATAAGCATCAGGTCCGCCAACTGAAGAATGTCGTAGAGTCTGTCCATCGTCTACAGAGCACCCTCAAGCTATCAGTAATACTGGTCATATCATCTAAGGGTGCCTATGGGCAGAAATGAGGAAGTTGGTAGGAAAGCATGTTAGAAATGGAGCCTCTGACAGAGAGCTCATTGCATAGGGAGGAGTTCAAACAGGAATTCATGCCAGGCTGCTCGCACCGAACGAAGTCACAACATCTGTAATTTGAGCAATGGCATTTGAAGATTCAAAGCCAAAAGACAAATGATGCTGATACAAAAAATCAAGAATACCAAAGCTCATAGCCAACATATCCTCAGGGCCCTGCCAATGCGAGAGTGCGAAACAGGTGCAACTTCTATGGCCATATCCATCACAGTGCAGATGGGCAGCAACATCATCAAATGCAAGCACAGATTGGTAGCAGAGCAATGGTGGTGAAGAAAGGAGGGAAGAGCAACGGTGGTGAAGAAAGGAGGGAAATGGGATGCCAGGTGGGTCCATCTAATACAAGAAAATTGCTATTCACGTGTCCATGGTTAGACAACAGTACATTAAATCTGAACTCGAATAGCCAAACAAAAACCATAGATTTTAATAAAGCAAAATATCTTCCTTAAAACATGCATTCATCAGAATATACCAACACAAGGATTATATTGATGATTGACATGCTGTAGCATATATAAAGAAATCAATTCCTgatcatacaaataaaaaataaaataatttgtaccACAGAAGGAAATATTCAAAACCATAAAAGAATTTTTGACATGATTAGACAGACAGGTATTGGAAGACCATTTTTCTTTATGATCATTAATTCTATCAGGTAAGTATAGACAAGTATCTATACCACTTTAAAAGACAATGGCGATGACAGTAAATTtgccaccaccaaccccatcaATGACCTACGGGCCCTCATATGTACTCAAAAGTAGGAGTTCAAGGagagtagtagcagcagcatcacATGTCAAACTGTAAGATTTAATTTAGGAT contains the following coding sequences:
- the LOC121054690 gene encoding protein MIZU-KUSSEI 1-like, translated to MARHFSPSPSPSPLPSSAKSPVNAAAAARGGGGLQWLFGKRGWNSRARHGRQPLAAAAAAQMGADYGGDVVDGEEMEGEEDFFFVSTPYLSTPSVGPSPRKRGEALARLRAAVLSVLARARRGRGGAAGSARVLTGTIFGRLRGRVHLALQTDPRATPAMMLELAGYSTGALVREMASGLVRLALECEKAPPHPGEKRRAALLEETTWRAYCNGRKCGYAVRGDCGAEEWRVLRAVEPVSVGAGVLPDGGGVGGEGDMMYMRARFERVVGSRDSEAFYMVSPDGNAGPELSIYLLRV